From one Nilaparvata lugens isolate BPH chromosome 2, ASM1435652v1, whole genome shotgun sequence genomic stretch:
- the LOC120349871 gene encoding uncharacterized protein LOC120349871 isoform X1, with the protein MINPVNGAEINKKCSSMNFYAYRLMIRMNEDNHILKFRQLFHQYLVDMYAKIETERLLFLRLNQTKLRSEEYIHLRDAVVNDGNTTNVGKLTILPSSFIGSPRHMQEYAQDAMSYVRHYGRPDLFITFTCNPVWDEIQQLLFPGQSHVDRHDIIARVFRQKLKSLMDFIVKLEVFGSVRCWMYSVEWQKRGLPHAHILIWLYNKITSDEIDDVICAEIPRADSDKDLHAVIIKNMIHGPCGTLNPNSPCMVDGKCSKQYPRAFTANTVTGDDGYPRYRRRSTEDGGNSATIHMRNGDIDVDNRWVVPYSPLLSKTYQAHINVEYCNSVKSIKYICKYVNKGSDMAVFSVQSDNCDNNAVRDIDEIAQYQAGRYISSNEAAWRIFSFPMHERNPAVVHLAVHLENGQRVYFTDANVQERALNPPGTTLTAFFTLCQEDAFARTLMYSEVPSYYTWNVTRKVFVRRKRGEPVNGHPGIFKENTIGRLYTVHPNQDECFYLRMLLVNVPGPTSFQQLKIVDGVTHATFRATCQALNLLENDQQWNICINDACNTAHPNQIRALFAIILTACFPSSPTELWERYRSHMAEDILHRVRLENANMTLEFTEAIYNEALINIEDKCLAIANKVLSQLGMPAPTRTATAAFDVDLRREQSYNINDLQAYVQSNIPKLTWEQKGIYDRIMQMINDGVGGTFFLDAPGGTGKTFLIRLILATVRSKSDIALALASSGIAATLLPGGRTAHSALKLPLNMQIIETPTCNISKASGMGKVLQKCKLIVWDECTMAHKKSLEALDRSLRDLRGNVQPFGNALILLAGDFRQTLPVISRSTPADEINACLKYSTLWRHVHTLELTTNMRVQLQNDPSAEVFSRQLLEIGNGQLPVDETSRQISLPDNFCNLVTSKEELIEKVFPDIQINHRNHDWLSERAILAAKNKDVYQLNNVIQSSIQSDETTYKSIDTVVEADEVVNYPTEFLNSLDLPGIPPHILKLKVGVPIILLRNINQPKLCNGTRLAVKRLMNNVVEATILTGPFKGEDVLIPRIPTIPTDTPFQFKRLQFPIRLAFAITINKAQGQSLELCGLDLDVDCFSHGQLYVACSRVGKPDSLYIYADSGKTKNIVYKQVLQN; encoded by the coding sequence ATGATAAATCCAGTAAATGGTGCAGAAATCAATAAAAAGTGCAGCTCAATGAACTTTTACGCATACCGCTTAATGATTCGGATGAACGAGGACAATCATATTCTAAAATTCCGTCAGTTATTTCACCAGTACCTTGTGGATATGTATGCAAAAATTGAAACGGAACGTTTGCTATTTCTTCGTTTGAATCAGACTAAACTACGCTCTGAAGAATATATTCATTTGCGAGATGCAGTTGTGAATGATGGTAATACAACCAACGTTGGAAAGCTAACTATTTTGCCATCTTCATTCATTGGCAGTCCACGTCACATGCAAGAATATGCTCAAGATGCAATGTCATATGTTCGTCATTATGGGCGTCCAGATTTATTTATCACTTTCACTTGCAATCCAGTTTGGGACGAGATACAGCAGCTGTTATTTCCTGGGCAATCACACGTGGATAGGCATGACATTATAGCACGTGTTTTCCGGCAAAAGCTTAAATCGCTGATGGATTTCATTGTGAAACTTGAAGTATTTGGATCTGTGCGCTGCTGGATGTATTCAGTGGAATGGCAGAAGAGAGGATTACCACATGCGCATATACTAATCTGGCTCTACAATAAAATAACTTCAGACGAAATTGATGACGTGATATGCGCTGAGATTCCACGGGCTGACAGCGATAAGGATTTGCATGCAGTGATCATCAAAAACATGATACATGGACCATGTGGTACACTAAATCCAAATTCACCATGCATGGTAGATGGGAAATGCTCTAAGCAATATCCTCGAGCATTTACAGCAAACACAGTAACAGGCGACGATGGATATCCTCGGTATAGAAGACGATCAACTGAAGATGGTGGAAATTCGGCAACTATACACATGCGAAATGGTGATATTGATGTAGACAACCGTTGGGTGGTTCCATATTCTCCtttactgtcaaaaacataccaAGCCCACATAAACGTAGAATATTGCAATTCTGTGAAATCGATTAAATATATCTGTAAATATgtaaataaaggcagcgataTGGCAGTTTTTAGTGTGCAATCTGATAATTGTGACAATAATGCAGTACGAGATATTGATGAAATTGCTCAATACCAGGCTGGAAGATACATAAGCAGCAATGAGGCTGCATGGcgaattttttcatttcccaTGCATGAACGCAATCCAGCTGTGGTTCACTTGGCAGTACATTTAGAAAATGGACAGCGTGTTTATTTCACAGATGCAAATGTGCAAGAAAGAGCCCTTAATCCACCTGGTACAACTCTGACTGCTTTTTTCACCTTATGCCAGGAAGACGCTTTTGCCAGAACACTAATGTATTCAGAAGTTCCCTCTTACTACACGTGGAATGTAACTAGAAAAGTATTTGTACGGCGCAAACGAGGGGAGCCAGTCAACGGTCACCCTGGCattttcaaagaaaatacaATTGGTAGACTTTATACAGTGCATCCCAATCAAGATGAATGTTTTTACCTTCGCATGCTATTGGTAAATGTGCCTGGTCCTACATCTTTCCAGCAATTAAAAATAGTTGACGGCGTCACACATGCCACTTTTCGCGCTACGTGTCAAGCTCTGaatttattagaaaatgacCAACAGTGGAACATATGCATCAATGACGCGTGCAACACTGCACATCCAAACCAAATTCGCGCATTATTTGCGATTATATTGACCGCTTGCTTTCCTTCATCTCCCACAGAGTTATGGGAAAGATATCGTTCGCATATGGCTGAAGATATTTTGCATAGAGTACGCCTTGAAAATGCCAATATGACCTTAGAATTTACAGAAGCCATTTACAACGAAgcattgataaatattgaggaCAAGTGCTTAGCTATTGCAAATAAAGTTCTTAGTCAATTAGGAATGCCAGCACCAACCCGAACTGCGACTGCTGCATTTGATGTAGATTTACGCCGTGAACAGAGTTACAACATTAATGATCTTCAGGCATATGTCCAATCGAACATTCCCAAATTAACGTGGGAACAGAAAGGCATTTATGATCGCATAATGCAAATGATAAATGACGGAGTTGGGGGGACCTTCTTCTTGGATGCGCCAGGAGGAACTGGGAAAACATTCCTCATTAGATTGATTCTAGCAACGGTTCGATCAAAAAGTGATATAGCCTTAGCTCTTGCTTCGTCTGGAATAGCTGCAACATTGTTACCAGGTGGAAGAACTGCGCATTCAGCTCTAAAGTTGCCATTAAACATGCAAATCATTGAGACTCCTacgtgcaatatttctaaagcaTCCGGTATGGGAAAagtattacaaaaatgtaaactAATTGTTTGGGATGAATGCACAATGGCACATAAAAAATCGCTCGAAGCTCTTGATCGATCATTACGAGACTTGCGTGGAAACGTTCAACCATTCGGGAATGCATTGATATTGCTCGCAGGAGATTTTAGGCAAACATTGCCTGTAATTTCTCGATCGACACCAGCAGACGAAATTAATGCTTGCCTGAAATATTCAACACTATGGCGGCACGTACATACATTGGAGTTGACTACGAATATGCGTGTCCAGTTGCAGAATGATCCATCAGCTGAGGTATTCTCACGACAGTTACTGGAAATTGGAAACGGTCAGCTGCCAGTCGATGAGACGTCTAGACAAATATCACTTCCcgataatttttgtaatttagttacatcaaaagaagaacTGATCGAAAAAGTATTTCCTGACATTCAGATAAATCATAGAAATCATGATTGGCTCAGTGAACGAGCTATCCTTGCCGCAAAGAATAAAGATGTCTATCAACTTAATAATGTTATACAATCCAGTATTCAAAGTGATGAAACTACATATAAGTCGATAGACACTGTTGTGGAAGCTGATGAAGTAGTTAATTATCCAACAGAATTTCTAAACTCACTTGATCTGCCAGGGATACCACCAcacatattgaaattgaaagtagGTGTGCCAATTATCCTCTTGCGGAATATTAATCAGCCAAAACTCTGCAACGGCACGCGACTTGCAGTTAAGAgattaatgaataatgtagTGGAAGCAACGATTTTAACAGGGCCTTTCAAAGGTGAAGATGTCCTCATTCCTCGAATACCCACGATCCCGACCGATACaccatttcaatttaaaagatTGCAATTCCCAATTCGATTGGCATTTGCAATCACAATCAACAAAGCTCAAGGTCAATCTTTAGAATTGTGTGGTCTAGATTTAGATGTGGATTGCTTTTCACATGGACAACTGTATGTTGCGTGTTCCCGAGTCGGCAAACCAGATAGTCTTTATATTTACGCAGACagtggaaaaacaaaaaatattgtatataaacaagtattgcaaaattaa
- the LOC120349871 gene encoding uncharacterized protein LOC120349871 isoform X2, which produces MINPVNGAEINKKCSSMNFYAYRLMIRMNEDNHILKFRQLFHQYLVDMYAKIETERLLFLRLNQTKLRSEEYIHLRDAVVNDGNTTNVGKLTILPSSFIGSPRHMQEYAQDAMSYVRHYGRPDLFITFTCNPVWDEIQQLLFPGQSHVDRHDIIARVFRQKLKSLMDFIVKLEVFGSVRCWMYSVEWQKRGLPHAHILIWLYNKITSDEIDDVICAEIPRADSDKDLHAVIIKNMIHGPCGTLNPNSPCMVDGKCSKQYPRAFTANTVTGDDGYPRYRRRSTEDGGNSATIHMRNGDIDVDNRWVVPYSPLLSKTYQAHINVEYCNSVKSIKYICKYVNKGSDMAVFSVQSDKWNVTRKVFVRRKRGEPVNGHPGIFKENTIGRLYTVHPNQDECFYLRMLLVNVPGPTSFQQLKIVDGVTHATFRATCQALNLLENDQQWNICINDACNTAHPNQIRALFAIILTACFPSSPTELWERYRSHMAEDILHRVRLENANMTLEFTEAIYNEALINIEDKCLAIANKVLSQLGMPAPTRTATAAFDVDLRREQSYNINDLQAYVQSNIPKLTWEQKGIYDRIMQMINDGVGGTFFLDAPGGTGKTFLIRLILATVRSKSDIALALASSGIAATLLPGGRTAHSALKLPLNMQIIETPTCNISKASGMGKVLQKCKLIVWDECTMAHKKSLEALDRSLRDLRGNVQPFGNALILLAGDFRQTLPVISRSTPADEINACLKYSTLWRHVHTLELTTNMRVQLQNDPSAEVFSRQLLEIGNGQLPVDETSRQISLPDNFCNLVTSKEELIEKVFPDIQINHRNHDWLSERAILAAKNKDVYQLNNVIQSSIQSDETTYKSIDTVVEADEVVNYPTEFLNSLDLPGIPPHILKLKVGVPIILLRNINQPKLCNGTRLAVKRLMNNVVEATILTGPFKGEDVLIPRIPTIPTDTPFQFKRLQFPIRLAFAITINKAQGQSLELCGLDLDVDCFSHGQLYVACSRVGKPDSLYIYADSGKTKNIVYKQVLQN; this is translated from the exons ATGATAAATCCAGTAAATGGTGCAGAAATCAATAAAAAGTGCAGCTCAATGAACTTTTACGCATACCGCTTAATGATTCGGATGAACGAGGACAATCATATTCTAAAATTCCGTCAGTTATTTCACCAGTACCTTGTGGATATGTATGCAAAAATTGAAACGGAACGTTTGCTATTTCTTCGTTTGAATCAGACTAAACTACGCTCTGAAGAATATATTCATTTGCGAGATGCAGTTGTGAATGATGGTAATACAACCAACGTTGGAAAGCTAACTATTTTGCCATCTTCATTCATTGGCAGTCCACGTCACATGCAAGAATATGCTCAAGATGCAATGTCATATGTTCGTCATTATGGGCGTCCAGATTTATTTATCACTTTCACTTGCAATCCAGTTTGGGACGAGATACAGCAGCTGTTATTTCCTGGGCAATCACACGTGGATAGGCATGACATTATAGCACGTGTTTTCCGGCAAAAGCTTAAATCGCTGATGGATTTCATTGTGAAACTTGAAGTATTTGGATCTGTGCGCTGCTGGATGTATTCAGTGGAATGGCAGAAGAGAGGATTACCACATGCGCATATACTAATCTGGCTCTACAATAAAATAACTTCAGACGAAATTGATGACGTGATATGCGCTGAGATTCCACGGGCTGACAGCGATAAGGATTTGCATGCAGTGATCATCAAAAACATGATACATGGACCATGTGGTACACTAAATCCAAATTCACCATGCATGGTAGATGGGAAATGCTCTAAGCAATATCCTCGAGCATTTACAGCAAACACAGTAACAGGCGACGATGGATATCCTCGGTATAGAAGACGATCAACTGAAGATGGTGGAAATTCGGCAACTATACACATGCGAAATGGTGATATTGATGTAGACAACCGTTGGGTGGTTCCATATTCTCCtttactgtcaaaaacataccaAGCCCACATAAACGTAGAATATTGCAATTCTGTGAAATCGATTAAATATATCTGTAAATATgtaaataaaggcagcgataTGGCAGTTTTTAGTGTGCAATCTGATAA GTGGAATGTAACTAGAAAAGTATTTGTACGGCGCAAACGAGGGGAGCCAGTCAACGGTCACCCTGGCattttcaaagaaaatacaATTGGTAGACTTTATACAGTGCATCCCAATCAAGATGAATGTTTTTACCTTCGCATGCTATTGGTAAATGTGCCTGGTCCTACATCTTTCCAGCAATTAAAAATAGTTGACGGCGTCACACATGCCACTTTTCGCGCTACGTGTCAAGCTCTGaatttattagaaaatgacCAACAGTGGAACATATGCATCAATGACGCGTGCAACACTGCACATCCAAACCAAATTCGCGCATTATTTGCGATTATATTGACCGCTTGCTTTCCTTCATCTCCCACAGAGTTATGGGAAAGATATCGTTCGCATATGGCTGAAGATATTTTGCATAGAGTACGCCTTGAAAATGCCAATATGACCTTAGAATTTACAGAAGCCATTTACAACGAAgcattgataaatattgaggaCAAGTGCTTAGCTATTGCAAATAAAGTTCTTAGTCAATTAGGAATGCCAGCACCAACCCGAACTGCGACTGCTGCATTTGATGTAGATTTACGCCGTGAACAGAGTTACAACATTAATGATCTTCAGGCATATGTCCAATCGAACATTCCCAAATTAACGTGGGAACAGAAAGGCATTTATGATCGCATAATGCAAATGATAAATGACGGAGTTGGGGGGACCTTCTTCTTGGATGCGCCAGGAGGAACTGGGAAAACATTCCTCATTAGATTGATTCTAGCAACGGTTCGATCAAAAAGTGATATAGCCTTAGCTCTTGCTTCGTCTGGAATAGCTGCAACATTGTTACCAGGTGGAAGAACTGCGCATTCAGCTCTAAAGTTGCCATTAAACATGCAAATCATTGAGACTCCTacgtgcaatatttctaaagcaTCCGGTATGGGAAAagtattacaaaaatgtaaactAATTGTTTGGGATGAATGCACAATGGCACATAAAAAATCGCTCGAAGCTCTTGATCGATCATTACGAGACTTGCGTGGAAACGTTCAACCATTCGGGAATGCATTGATATTGCTCGCAGGAGATTTTAGGCAAACATTGCCTGTAATTTCTCGATCGACACCAGCAGACGAAATTAATGCTTGCCTGAAATATTCAACACTATGGCGGCACGTACATACATTGGAGTTGACTACGAATATGCGTGTCCAGTTGCAGAATGATCCATCAGCTGAGGTATTCTCACGACAGTTACTGGAAATTGGAAACGGTCAGCTGCCAGTCGATGAGACGTCTAGACAAATATCACTTCCcgataatttttgtaatttagttacatcaaaagaagaacTGATCGAAAAAGTATTTCCTGACATTCAGATAAATCATAGAAATCATGATTGGCTCAGTGAACGAGCTATCCTTGCCGCAAAGAATAAAGATGTCTATCAACTTAATAATGTTATACAATCCAGTATTCAAAGTGATGAAACTACATATAAGTCGATAGACACTGTTGTGGAAGCTGATGAAGTAGTTAATTATCCAACAGAATTTCTAAACTCACTTGATCTGCCAGGGATACCACCAcacatattgaaattgaaagtagGTGTGCCAATTATCCTCTTGCGGAATATTAATCAGCCAAAACTCTGCAACGGCACGCGACTTGCAGTTAAGAgattaatgaataatgtagTGGAAGCAACGATTTTAACAGGGCCTTTCAAAGGTGAAGATGTCCTCATTCCTCGAATACCCACGATCCCGACCGATACaccatttcaatttaaaagatTGCAATTCCCAATTCGATTGGCATTTGCAATCACAATCAACAAAGCTCAAGGTCAATCTTTAGAATTGTGTGGTCTAGATTTAGATGTGGATTGCTTTTCACATGGACAACTGTATGTTGCGTGTTCCCGAGTCGGCAAACCAGATAGTCTTTATATTTACGCAGACagtggaaaaacaaaaaatattgtatataaacaagtattgcaaaattaa